The following proteins come from a genomic window of Anas platyrhynchos isolate ZD024472 breed Pekin duck chromosome 12, IASCAAS_PekinDuck_T2T, whole genome shotgun sequence:
- the NKD1 gene encoding protein naked cuticle homolog 1 isoform X3: MDLSGEGYRDTIGDEHFHLEVALPPEKTDGVCSGDEKRAEKENDTRTGSKKQLKFEELQCDVSVEEDNRQEWTFTLYDFDNNGRVTREDITSLLHTIYEVVDASVNHSPSSSKTLRVKLTVAPDGSQKKKSILLNHTDLQSARHRAESKANEELRSSEKKQRASLRYHQSENNPEQSGCYRHCVDENIERRNHYLDLAGIENYTSKFGPGSPPAAQKHDPPSRVVSQTRSRSHEPETFHAHHRKSQVVDPSHINLAESSYAKIAEIQQRLRNQESNKHFVRSPKAQGKNVAPVHPGRAVRNKPFQGGPMPMASPSARVGQNLPYLPLQSQQVHKKHKQRAKENHQMCKTFQSPGTVVEKEHVRDLPTVILYEGQVGQMIQRHEHHHHHEHHHHYHHFYQT, from the exons tgGCTTTGCCTCCAGAGAAGACAGATGGAGTTTGCAGTGGAGATgaaaagagagcagaaaaagaaaatgacacaCGCACAGGTTCCAAGAAGCAACTAAAATTTGAA GAATTGCAATGTGATGTGTCTGTAGAGGAAGATAACAGGCAAGAATGGACCTTCACACTGTATGACTTTGATAACAACGGAAGAGTCACACGCGAG GATATTACCAGCTTGCTTCATACCATCTATGAGGTAGTTGATGCATCAGTAAACCATTCTCCTAGTTCCAGTAAAACCCTGCGAGTGAAACTTACTGTGGCACCAGATGGCagccagaagaaaaagagtatCTTGTTAAATCATACTG ATTTGCAGAGTGCCAGGCATAGAGCCGAAAGCAAAGCCAATGAAGAATTAAGAAGCTCTGAAAAGAAGCAGCGGGCTTCTCTCAG ATACCACCAgagtgagaacaatccagaacAAAGTGGGTGCTATCGTCATTGTGTTGATGAGAACATTGAAAGGAGAAACCACTATTTGGATCTTGCAGGAATAGAAAACTATACATCAAAGTTTGGGCCAG gatctcctccagcagctcaaAAACATGACCCACCAAGCCGAGTTGTGAGTCAGACTAGATCCCGTTCTCATGAACCTGAAACCTTCCACGCTCACCATAGGAAATCTCAAGTGGTGGATCCGAGCCACATCAATCTAGCTGAGAGTTCATATGCCAAGATTGCAGAAATTCAACAGAGGCTCCGGAACCAGGAATCAAACAAGCACTTTGTGAGGTCTCCGAAGGCCCAGGGCAAAAATGTTGCTCCTGTGCATCCTGGAAGGGCAGTAAGAAACAAACCTTTTCAAGGGGGGCCCATGCCAATGGCTTCCCCAAGTGCACGGGTGGGACAGAATCTTCCTTACCTCCCCTTGCAGTCTCAACAGGTTCACAAGAAGCATAAGCAGAGGGCAAAGGAGAATCACCAGATGTGCAAAACCTTCCAGTCTCCAGGGACAGTTGTGGAAAAGGAACATGTGAGAGACCTGCCCACAGTCATTTTGTATGAAGGCCAAGTCGGACAAATGATACAGAGGCAtgaacaccaccaccaccatgagCATCACCACCACTACCATCATTTCTACCAGACATAA